In Cotesia glomerata isolate CgM1 linkage group LG3, MPM_Cglom_v2.3, whole genome shotgun sequence, one genomic interval encodes:
- the LOC123260514 gene encoding odorant receptor 2a-like: MKIFEENLTLLFFLGMWKPTEWSPGNYKSVLYTIYTFLIIIISGTFFITELLDLILVTSNIAEFTNNIFMLSAIFAACFKILIILLRRNVLNNIIDDLKNYMLKNDKYSKEEIIIWTRYSHIIKFLSLFYMSSTFFGVTMMTFATVSVNISRRELLYRAWVPYNYSRPIAYWVSALGQLLGMYILAGVNVGFVLLFSGILISTCSLINILLFRKVQNLFSLTMAFQYCLGSIIFCTSAYNMSKMKVLSFEFLSCVLYVSNIMIELFIICFSTNEMTLEFGKLHNAFYDCQWYLLNNENKKLIGLLMTNSIKPVHFTCVYVLNLSLESFSKVLKLSYSIYNLLQSAF; this comes from the exons atgaaaattttcgaagaaAATTTAACTCTTCTTTTCTTCTTGGGCATGTGGAAACCCACCGAATGGAGTCCAGGGAACTATAAATCTGTTTTATACACCATCTACACCTtcttaatcataattatctcCGGTACATTTTTCATAACTGAATTGTTGGATCTGATTTTAGTGACGAGCAATATCGCTGAgtttacaaataatattttcatgctATCCGCGATATTCGCAGCatgtttcaaaatattaattattcttctGCGTCGCAATGTTTTGAATAATATCattgatgatttaaaaaattacatgctGAAAAATGACAAATACTCAAAAGAAGAAATCATTATTTGGACTCGCTACAGCCATataatcaa aTTTTTGTCACTGTTTTACATGTCTTCAACGTTCTTTGGAGTCACAATGATGACATTTGCAACGGTCTCGGTCAATATTTCTCGCCGCGAATTACTTTATCGAGCCTGGGTGCCTTACAATTATTCGCGACCTATCGCCTACTGGGTATCTGCATTGGGTCAACTTCTAGGCATGTATATTCTTGCAGGCGTAAACGTCGGATTTGTGCTTCTGTTTAGTGGGATTCTGATCAGCACTTGttccttaataaatatatt ACTATTTAGAAAAGTTCAAAACTTATTTTCCTTGACGATGGCATTTCAATACTGTCTTGgatctattattttttgtacaaGTGCATACAATATGTCAAAAATGAAAGTACTATCATTTGAGTTTCTCTCTTGTGTTCTCTATGTTTCAAATATCATGatcgaattatttataatttgtttttccACCAACGAAATGACTCTCGag tTTGGAAAGCTTCATAACGCTTTTTACGACTGTCAATGGTACTTgcttaataatgaaaataaaaagctaATCGGACTTTTGATGACTAATTCAATTAAGCCAGTTCATTTCACGTGTGTATACGtcttaaatttatctttagaATCTTTTTCGAAG gtTCTCAAATTATCTTATAGTATTTATAATCTGCTGCAGAGTGCATTTTGA